In Palaemon carinicauda isolate YSFRI2023 chromosome 18, ASM3689809v2, whole genome shotgun sequence, a genomic segment contains:
- the qsm gene encoding LOW QUALITY PROTEIN: uncharacterized protein qsm (The sequence of the model RefSeq protein was modified relative to this genomic sequence to represent the inferred CDS: substituted 3 bases at 3 genomic stop codons), with protein MEGLGGTLILMILSTAVLTVSTKVHYAVECSGSEMVIRVDAEGVEGVALEKWGELPGCEASFLGTQYVLRLPLDNELVCGTTRVKNKLTGETVYYHRVAVTSDHRTAVNLVKCRMAPDNSTIDNIVKRDVLPPEFEEPDLVSNTSVVTGYIIXDPLPXXILILTVSSERRNIQETLFVTTLLIMTLFQVYLDNLSAGTYGILMSYMEVTDTHDKRETIIFNGCSVDPVLFDNFVTNDGDLVSAKFRAFKFPETNYVLFRGTVDVCLDKCKGIACSNSELGFGRRRRGIDGHTADPDPNKIFEISMMTFLKIDEKIDEELDETKKDSLTIQDEVDNTARIAEEITDDLINRMTNRMAAVEPAIESTDDALTWKSADYIPVEPTGRKESAFIYFNSGYRMTSSLYLTVISLVLFLFQ; from the exons TTCACTATGCCGTAGAATGCTCGGGCAGTGAAATGGTCATCCGCGTAGACGCAGAAGGCGTCGAAGGCGTGGCCCTTGAGAAATGGGGCGAGCTACCAGGCTGCGAGGCTTCCTTCCTCGGTACCCAGTACGTGCTGAGGCTCCCTCTGGACAACGAACTCGTTTGTGGCACAACCAGGGTCAAGAATAAATTGACG GGAGAGACAGTGTATTACCACAGGGTCGCTGTGACTTCAGACCACAGGACTGCTGTCAACTTAGTGAAATGTAGGATGGCTCCTGACAACTCTACCATTGACAACATCGTCAAGAGAGATGTTCTGCCACCAGAATTCGAGGAACCtga TTTGGTTTCAAATACCTCAGTGGTCAC GGGGTACATTATTTAGGACCCACTACCTTAATGAATACTAATATTAACTGTTTCATCAGAAAGGCGTAACATTCAGGAGACCCTCTTTGTCACAACCCTGTTAATAATGACTTTGTTTCAGGTCTATTTGGACAACCTATCTGCTGGTACCTACGGTATTTTGATGAGTTATATGGAAGTCACGGACACACACGATAAGAGGGAAACTATTATATTCAATGG GTGTTCTGTTGATCCCGTTTTGTTCGACAACTTCGTAACGAATGACGGTGACCTCGTGTCCGCCAAATTCAGAGCATTCAAGTTCCCAGAGACCAATTACGTCCTTTTCCGAGGCACAGTTGACGTATGTTTGGATAAATGTAAAGGG ATTGCTTGTAGTAATAGTGAACTTGGATTTGGTCGTCGTCGCCGAGGTATAGATGGCCATACAGCTGACCCTGACCCCAACAAGATTTTTGAAATTTCAATGATGACATTCctgaaaattgatgaaaaaattgaTGAAGAACTTGATGAAACAAAAAAGGACAGCTTGACAATTCAGGACGAAGTGGATAACACTGCAAGAATTGCAGAAGAAATAACCGATGACTTGATCAATCGCATGACCAACCGTATGGCTGCTGTAGAACCTGCCATTGAAAGCACAGATGATGCTTTGACTTGGAAATCAGCTGATTACATTCCTGTGGAGCCAACAGGAAGAAAAGAGTCTGCTTTTATCTATTTTAATAGTGGATACAGAATGACCAGCAGTTTGTATTTGACAGTGATTTCTTTGGTTTTATTCCTTTTTCAGTAA